The DNA region TCTTCGTCGCCGAGGAGCCGCTCGAGCGCCTGCACGATGATCGCGGACAGGCTTTGTCCGGTCTGTTTTCGCCGCGCGCCGAGCTGGCGCGCGAGCGCTGCTGGCAGATGGACGCGAAGGGTGAGCCGTTGAGTCATGGGGAGAAAACTATTTGGAGTTGGCTACGGGTTGTACGTTTTCGCCGTCGCGGGCTGCTTGGCCCAGGTTGACTGCTACTTTGTCGGTCTGGTTGATACCGCTGATGACCTCGACCATCTGCCCGTTGTCGTAGCCCAGCCGCACCTCGGCGAGGTGCAACTGGTTATTGCGGACTACGGGCACATAGACCTTGCCGTCGCGGAACACGAGTGCGTCGTCGGGGACCACCGGGGATCCGGCGCCCATTTTGACCGTGAACTCGGCGGTCGCGTACATGCCGGGATAGAGCGCCTGGTTTTCGTTGGCGAGATCGACCTCGACCAGCATCGTGCGCGTGTCGGGGGACAGCGCTTCGGGATGGCGCGTGATGGAGCCGGTGAATTTTTGCCCGGAGTAGCCGGCGGCCGTAATCGTCGCGGCGTCGCCGTTCTTGATGAACGGCGCGATGTTCTGGGGCACGTACGTGAACACGCGCAGGGGAGCGTACCGGGAGACAGCGACGATCGCTCCCGCGCCGGGTGTGCCGGGAGTCGTGCTCGCGGGCACGAGATGGCCGGGATCGATGTAGCGCGCGGTGACGACGCCGTCGAAGGGCGCCGTGATCGTCTCGTAGGCCTGGTTGGCGATATCCTGTTCGAGGGTGGCTTTAGCCTGGAGCCTCGCGGCGTGGGATTCATCGGCCGCCTGCGGCGCGATGACGCCTGCGCGCAGCAGGGCCTGATTGCGCTTGTCGGTGACGACGGCGAGGTTGTAGTTGGCGCGGGCGTTGGCGACCTGCTGATCGAGCTCGGGCGACGTAAGCACGGCGATCAGTTGGCCCTTGCGCACGCGGTCGCCCTTATCGACCTTGATTTCCTTCAGGTAGCCGGGAACTTTTGCGTATATTTCGGTCTCGTCGAAACCGCGAATGGTGGCGGGCAGCTTCAGATCGCGCGTGGGCGGAGCGAGCGACACGTCGGCGACCAGCACGTGCGGACCGGCTTCGTTTTCCCGCTCGAGTGCCGACGTCTGGCGGCCGATCCATAGCTCGCGGGCGAGCACCAGGCCGGCGGTCGCGACCAGAACTATCACAATGGCGGCGACCCATCCGGCAAAGAAAGCCTTCCCGGGGGCGGGCACGCTGAAATTTTTCGGATCGTCTTCCATCTCAGACATATCCTATGCGCCGGGCAGGTTGATTGCTTCGATCTCGGCGTCGCGTTGATGTTTGCCGACCAGGCTGCGGCTGAAGATCGAATACACGGCCGGCACAACGAACAAGGTCATCATCGTCGCCGCGAACAGTCCGCCGATTACGGCGCGCCCGAGCGGGGCATTCTGCTCGGAGCCCGAGCCGAGCGAAAGCGCCATCGGCAGCATCCCGAGAATCATCGCGAGCGCGGTCATGATGATCGGGCGGAAGCGAATGCGGCCGGCCTCGATGGCCGCGGCGAGCGGACTGTAGCCTTCCTCGCGCAGCTCGTTGGCGAAAGTGATCAGCAGGTTGCCGTTGGCGACGCCGACACCGACCGCCATGATCGCGCCCATCAGCGATTCGACGTTGATGGTCGTACCCGTTATCGCAAGCATCCAGAGCACGCCGGCGAGCGCGCCCGGCACCGCCATCATGATGATGAAAGGCTCGAGCCACGATTGAAAGTTCGCGACCATCAGCAGGTACACGAGGACGATGGCCAGGATCAGTCCCTCGCCGAGGGTGAGGAACGAGTCGTGCATCGCCTGGCTCTGGCCGCGGATGACGACGTGCGTGCCGGCGGGCAACGGGCCGAGGTTGTCGATCTCGTGCTGCACGGCGGAGGTGACGCTGCCGAGGTCGCGGCCCTCGACGGCCGCATCGACGTCGATCACGCGCTGCACCGTATAATGCGCGACAACCGCGGGATCCCATCCGTGGGTGATCGTGCCGAGGTTGCCAAGCAACTGGGGCTGGCCCTGCGTCCCGGTGGCCGAAGGGGGAGTGCTCAGCGGTATGTTCGACAGCGTGGCTACGGAGTCGATCAGATGCTGTGGCGCCTGCGACACGACGCTGTAGTTGACGCCCGATTTCGGATCGAGCCAGAAGTTGGGCTGCAACAACATCGCGCCGGAGAGCATGGAGAGCATGCTCGAGGCGACCTGTTGCTGCGTGATGCCGAGTTCGAGCGCCTTGGCGCGATCGACGTTCACGCCGAAGGTCGGATAGTCCTGCGGCTCGGCGATCCTGAGATCGCTGATGCCGGGAATCAGCCTCATCCGATCTTGCAGCCGCAGCGCGATGTCGTAGTCGGTTTCGAGGTTGTTGCCGTTAATCTGCGCGTCGATGGCCGCGGGCAGGCCGAAATTGAGCACCTGGCTGACGATGTCGGCGGCCTGAAAGTAAGAGGTGACGTTTGGATATTGGCGCTTGAGCAGGTCGCGAATCTTACCCTGGTAGATGGCGGTGGGCTGATGATCGGGCTTCAACTGAATCAGCACGTCGGCATCCTGCGGACCGATCGAGTCGGTATGATAAAACGCCAAATTGTACGAGATCGGCAGTCCGATGTTGTCGCTGATGCCTTGCAGCTCATCGGCAGGGATGACGGTACGAATCGTGCGCTCGATATTGTCCACCACGAACTCGGTGTGTTCGACGCGGGTTCCGGTCGGCAAACGCACGTGCAAGCTCATCATGCCGGCGTCGATGCGGGGGAAGAAATCCTCGCCGACCACGAACAGCATTGCCAACGAAGACAGAATCAGGATGGCGACGCAGGCCAGCGAGAAATTCCGGCGCGCGATGAACTTGGCGAGTGCGAAGCGATACGAGTGCTTGAGGCGCTCGAAGCGGGCGTCGAAAGCGCGGACCACGCGGGCCCAGCGGCCTTCGCCGAGGTTATCCTCGTGCTCTTCGGGGAGCAGCAGACGCGCCATGGTGGGGACCAGGGTGCGCGAGAGCAGATACGACGTGAGCATCGCGAAAACCACCGCCAGCGCGAGCGGGGTGAACAGGAATTTCGCGACTCCGGTCAGTAGCACGACCGGAAAGAAGACGATGCAGATGGCGAGCGTGCCGACAAAGGTCGGCCCGGCAATCTGCGAAGCGCCGTCGAGAATCGCGACCAGCAGCGGCTTGTGCATCGCGTGGTTGCGATGGATGTTTTCGACTTCGACGGTCGCGTCATCCACCAGCATCCCGACCGCCAGCGCGATTCCGCCCAGCGTCATCGTGTTGATCGTCTGCCCGGTAAGCTTGAGACCGATGATGGCGGTCAGAATCGACAGCGGAATCGAAGTGATGACGATGATCATGCTGCGCGGCGAGCCGAGGAACAGCAGCACCATGATCGCGACCAGCAGCGCGGCGGTGACCGCCTCCTGCACGACGTCGCGCAGCGCAGCGCGAACGAATTGCGACTGGTCGAACGTGAGCATCACGTTCAAACCCTTGGGCGCGGTGGCGCGGATGTCAGGCAGCTTGGCTTTGACCGCATCGACGACCGTCAGCGTCGAGGCGTCGGCGTGCTTGACGACGAGCAGGTAGGTGGCCGGCTGTCCGTTGAAGCGCACGACGTTGGTTTCGGGCTGATGCGAGTCGGTGACGGGAGCAACGTCACCGAGGAAGACGGGCGCGCCATTGCGGTACTTGATCGGCAGCTGGTCGAAGTCGGAGACCTTCGGCACCGACATGTTCAAGTCGACGTTGTATTCGTAGTTGCCCATCTTGGCGGTGCCCGACGGGATGACGACGTTGGTCGTGGCGAGCGCGTTGCCGACGTCGTAGGCGGAGAGCCCGTTGGCGTAGAGCGCGTTGGGGTCGAGGTTCACCATCACCGCGCGGCTGACGCCGCCCAGCGGAGCGGGCGAGGAAAAGCCGGGAATCGTAAAGAGCTGGATGCGGATGAAGTTGAGGCCGTAGTCGAACAGCTTGCTGGTCGAGAGAACATCACTGTAGATGTT from Candidatus Binatus sp. includes:
- a CDS encoding efflux RND transporter permease subunit: MWIVRLALRRPLSVAVMALLMLVLGVLSFNLMNVDIFPSIDLPVVMVVWSYPGLSAFDVERRMVLISERAYSTTVNGIEHIESDSINGIGMLKVYFYPGSDVGGAIAQINAVSETILSAMPRGIQPPNIISYNASNVPVAQLNIYSDVLSTSKLFDYGLNFIRIQLFTIPGFSSPAPLGGVSRAVMVNLDPNALYANGLSAYDVGNALATTNVVIPSGTAKMGNYEYNVDLNMSVPKVSDFDQLPIKYRNGAPVFLGDVAPVTDSHQPETNVVRFNGQPATYLLVVKHADASTLTVVDAVKAKLPDIRATAPKGLNVMLTFDQSQFVRAALRDVVQEAVTAALLVAIMVLLFLGSPRSMIIVITSIPLSILTAIIGLKLTGQTINTMTLGGIALAVGMLVDDATVEVENIHRNHAMHKPLLVAILDGASQIAGPTFVGTLAICIVFFPVVLLTGVAKFLFTPLALAVVFAMLTSYLLSRTLVPTMARLLLPEEHEDNLGEGRWARVVRAFDARFERLKHSYRFALAKFIARRNFSLACVAILILSSLAMLFVVGEDFFPRIDAGMMSLHVRLPTGTRVEHTEFVVDNIERTIRTVIPADELQGISDNIGLPISYNLAFYHTDSIGPQDADVLIQLKPDHQPTAIYQGKIRDLLKRQYPNVTSYFQAADIVSQVLNFGLPAAIDAQINGNNLETDYDIALRLQDRMRLIPGISDLRIAEPQDYPTFGVNVDRAKALELGITQQQVASSMLSMLSGAMLLQPNFWLDPKSGVNYSVVSQAPQHLIDSVATLSNIPLSTPPSATGTQGQPQLLGNLGTITHGWDPAVVAHYTVQRVIDVDAAVEGRDLGSVTSAVQHEIDNLGPLPAGTHVVIRGQSQAMHDSFLTLGEGLILAIVLVYLLMVANFQSWLEPFIIMMAVPGALAGVLWMLAITGTTINVESLMGAIMAVGVGVANGNLLITFANELREEGYSPLAAAIEAGRIRFRPIIMTALAMILGMLPMALSLGSGSEQNAPLGRAVIGGLFAATMMTLFVVPAVYSIFSRSLVGKHQRDAEIEAINLPGA
- a CDS encoding efflux RND transporter periplasmic adaptor subunit; protein product: MEDDPKNFSVPAPGKAFFAGWVAAIVIVLVATAGLVLARELWIGRQTSALERENEAGPHVLVADVSLAPPTRDLKLPATIRGFDETEIYAKVPGYLKEIKVDKGDRVRKGQLIAVLTSPELDQQVANARANYNLAVVTDKRNQALLRAGVIAPQAADESHAARLQAKATLEQDIANQAYETITAPFDGVVTARYIDPGHLVPASTTPGTPGAGAIVAVSRYAPLRVFTYVPQNIAPFIKNGDAATITAAGYSGQKFTGSITRHPEALSPDTRTMLVEVDLANENQALYPGMYATAEFTVKMGAGSPVVPDDALVFRDGKVYVPVVRNNQLHLAEVRLGYDNGQMVEVISGINQTDKVAVNLGQAARDGENVQPVANSK